A region of Microbacterium suwonense DNA encodes the following proteins:
- a CDS encoding alpha/beta fold hydrolase yields MLEIEPQGGSSTAEVVVLANGTSGHIEAWTQNVRALAVAGFRVVGYDYPGHGYTTLTDHDLEIPEYEQHLLGLLDTLGLDRVHLAGESLGGWLAVKFAAHHPERLRTVILSAPGGRVVGEQKVDKAQSVSVQAVTEPTFENVKKRLQVVIHDPENITDELVKVRRAIYSQDPSGANMAHVSALRRPEPRWRNRVTDEDFASIGVPALFVWTDNEPTGDAEEGRRLAGLIPDNEFLLVEGAAHWPQWEGADAFNAAATAFLARHSEGSDQ; encoded by the coding sequence GTGCTCGAGATCGAACCGCAGGGCGGTTCGTCGACGGCTGAGGTCGTCGTGCTCGCCAACGGCACCAGCGGCCACATCGAGGCGTGGACGCAGAACGTCCGCGCGCTGGCCGTGGCGGGGTTCCGCGTCGTCGGCTACGACTACCCGGGCCACGGCTACACGACCCTGACCGACCACGACCTCGAGATCCCCGAGTACGAGCAGCACCTCCTCGGTCTGCTGGACACGCTCGGCCTCGACCGGGTGCACCTGGCAGGCGAGTCGCTCGGCGGCTGGCTCGCCGTGAAGTTCGCTGCGCACCACCCGGAGCGCCTGCGCACCGTGATCCTCAGCGCTCCCGGCGGGCGCGTGGTCGGAGAGCAGAAGGTCGACAAGGCGCAGTCCGTCAGTGTGCAGGCCGTCACCGAGCCGACCTTCGAGAACGTGAAGAAGCGCCTGCAGGTGGTCATCCACGATCCCGAGAACATCACCGACGAGCTCGTGAAGGTGCGCCGCGCGATCTACAGCCAGGATCCGAGCGGGGCGAACATGGCGCACGTCTCGGCGCTGCGCCGGCCCGAGCCGCGCTGGCGCAACCGCGTCACCGACGAGGACTTCGCCTCCATCGGGGTGCCCGCGCTGTTCGTCTGGACCGACAACGAGCCGACCGGCGACGCCGAGGAGGGCAGACGCCTGGCCGGGCTCATCCCCGACAACGAGTTCCTGCTCGTCGAGGGCGCCGCCCACTGGCCGCAGTGGGAGGGAGCGGACGCGTTCAACGCGGCCGCCACGGCGTTTCTCGCCCGCCACTCAGAAGGGAGCGACCAGTGA
- a CDS encoding 3-carboxyethylcatechol 2,3-dioxygenase: MSLAVAALSHAPSFGNVDPGGNTFAEITAAIDEVKAFIADFDPEVIVVFGPDHFNGQLYSNISPWVVGAQAEGIGDYGTTEGPIRVDSETARELHRLVLEQGIDIGRSERMKVDHGVMQPVNFLFGTEFTQPIIPVFVNSLGIPLTPMNRVRLMGEAFGRAAQQLDKRVLFIASGGISHDPPIPRWEGAPGTLQERLIDYAPSRDERMARENAIVTAIQKIADGGGNSDPLNEEWDTLLLDTFRSGDLTPADEWDNSWFLAEGARPHTRCAAGSPRMLRCRPPAPTGSTSITTGPSRAGPPASRSRRHARHDRTVDLLGGHRRPPARPALRPGGPVAHARARDRTAGRFVDG; the protein is encoded by the coding sequence ATGTCGCTCGCAGTCGCCGCGCTTTCACACGCTCCGTCCTTCGGGAACGTCGACCCCGGAGGGAACACGTTCGCCGAGATCACTGCCGCCATCGACGAGGTCAAGGCGTTCATCGCCGACTTCGACCCGGAGGTCATCGTCGTCTTCGGCCCCGACCACTTCAACGGCCAGCTGTACTCGAACATCTCCCCGTGGGTGGTCGGCGCGCAGGCCGAGGGGATCGGCGACTACGGCACCACCGAGGGGCCGATCCGGGTGGACAGCGAGACGGCCCGCGAGCTGCACCGTCTTGTCCTCGAGCAGGGCATCGACATCGGCCGCTCCGAGCGCATGAAGGTCGACCACGGTGTGATGCAGCCGGTGAACTTCCTGTTCGGCACCGAGTTCACGCAGCCGATCATCCCGGTGTTCGTCAATTCGCTCGGCATCCCGCTGACCCCCATGAACCGCGTCCGCCTGATGGGCGAGGCATTCGGCCGCGCCGCGCAGCAGCTCGACAAGCGCGTGCTCTTCATCGCGTCCGGCGGCATCTCGCACGACCCGCCGATCCCGCGCTGGGAGGGCGCCCCGGGCACACTCCAGGAGCGCCTCATCGACTATGCACCCAGCCGCGACGAGCGGATGGCACGCGAGAACGCGATCGTCACCGCGATCCAGAAGATCGCCGACGGCGGCGGCAACAGCGACCCGCTGAACGAGGAGTGGGACACCCTTCTGCTCGACACGTTCCGCTCGGGCGATCTGACGCCGGCCGACGAGTGGGACAACTCCTGGTTCCTCGCCGAGGGGGCTCGGCCGCACACGAGATGCGCAGCTGGCTCGCCGCGTATGCTGCGCTGTCGACCGCCGGCCCCTACGGGTTCGACGTCGATCACTACTGGGCCGTCAAGGGCTGGGCCGCCGGCTTCGCGATCCAGGCGGCACGCACGTCATGACCGCACTGTCGACCTTCTGGGAGGCCATCGCCGACCTCCCGCACGTCCTGCACTACGTCCAGGTGGGCCCGTGGCGCACGCGCGTGCTCGAGATCGAACCGCAGGGCGGTTCGTCGACGGCTGA
- a CDS encoding TetR/AcrR family transcriptional regulator — protein MATRKGEHHGSAASKRAILEAVLSRALEAGYEGTTMVDVARASGLPIGSVYWHFQNKEQLFAELLDYCFEIWKDANPPSRSMRERLRISIGTSAAASAGSADPAAAFWSIGLIFALRRFDDNAARQRYLGIRAEMFTLMAERLRAEFPALPEDEANKLARDITGMARAVTDGFRIAAAAGDDTDFEHAAAMAADALEHLIRTRVSELTDA, from the coding sequence ATGGCGACACGAAAGGGCGAGCATCACGGCTCGGCGGCATCCAAGCGAGCGATCCTGGAGGCCGTTCTCTCCCGCGCTCTGGAAGCGGGGTACGAGGGAACGACGATGGTCGACGTCGCCCGCGCCTCGGGATTGCCCATCGGATCGGTCTACTGGCACTTCCAGAACAAGGAGCAGCTCTTCGCCGAGCTTCTGGACTACTGCTTCGAGATCTGGAAAGACGCGAACCCTCCGTCGCGCTCGATGCGCGAGCGGCTGCGCATCAGCATCGGCACCTCAGCAGCCGCATCGGCCGGATCGGCTGATCCCGCGGCGGCGTTCTGGAGCATCGGTCTCATCTTCGCCCTGCGCCGTTTCGACGACAACGCCGCACGGCAGCGCTACCTGGGCATCCGCGCGGAGATGTTCACCCTCATGGCCGAGCGGCTGCGCGCGGAGTTCCCCGCGCTTCCCGAGGACGAGGCGAACAAGCTGGCACGGGACATCACCGGCATGGCGCGAGCCGTCACGGACGGGTTCCGCATCGCGGCTGCGGCCGGCGATGACACCGATTTCGAACATGCCGCCGCCATGGCCGCGGATGCCCTGGAGCATCTGATCAGAACCCGTGTCTCGGAGCTCACCGATGCCTGA
- a CDS encoding SDR family oxidoreductase has product MPEQSTPPVAIIVGAGAGIGAAAVREFAENGYRVVAMSPSGRGRQLAESLGGEGIDGANTDPEALRAVVDLAVSRYGRIDAVVNSSGHAARGPLLEVTDDEWFTGMDLYLMNVVRMARLVTPHFLAAGGGAIVNVSTASALEPSASFPVSATVRAALAAFTKLYATEYGPHGIRMNNVLPGFTTDDPATVSPQWTQRIPLRRAQSTRELARVIRFLAGSDSGYITGQNLRADGGETRSL; this is encoded by the coding sequence ATGCCTGAGCAGTCCACTCCGCCGGTCGCGATCATCGTCGGGGCCGGCGCCGGGATCGGGGCGGCCGCTGTCCGGGAGTTCGCCGAGAACGGCTACCGCGTCGTCGCGATGTCGCCGTCCGGGCGCGGACGTCAGCTCGCGGAGTCTCTCGGGGGCGAGGGGATCGATGGCGCGAACACCGACCCCGAGGCGCTGCGCGCGGTCGTCGACCTCGCCGTCTCACGCTACGGGCGCATCGACGCGGTCGTGAACAGCAGCGGCCATGCCGCGCGCGGACCGCTGCTGGAGGTCACCGACGACGAGTGGTTCACCGGCATGGACCTGTACCTCATGAACGTCGTGCGCATGGCGCGCCTCGTGACGCCCCACTTCCTGGCCGCCGGCGGCGGTGCGATCGTCAATGTGTCCACGGCGTCCGCTCTGGAGCCGAGCGCTTCCTTTCCCGTGTCGGCGACGGTGCGCGCCGCCCTCGCCGCGTTCACGAAGCTCTACGCCACGGAGTACGGTCCGCACGGCATCCGGATGAACAATGTGCTCCCCGGGTTCACGACGGACGACCCTGCGACCGTATCCCCGCAATGGACGCAGCGCATACCGCTGCGGCGAGCGCAGAGCACCAGGGAACTCGCCCGCGTGATCCGATTCCTCGCCGGCAGTGATTCGGGCTACATCACCGGTCAGAACCTCCGCGCGGACGGGGGCGAGACGCGCTCCCTCTGA
- a CDS encoding IclR family transcriptional regulator domain-containing protein — MTATDESPAASSPGGDFVQSLARGLAVIKAFDGEPAALSLAEVARRAGIPRAAARRFLRTLEQLGYLRAVPEGRYAMTPRVLELGYGYLSSLSLPEIVQPHLEDLSRQVGESVSVAVLDGDEIVYVARAAGRRIISVRITIGTRLPAFATSMGRVLLSARPETEALSLIDSSERPPYTPRTRVDSAELTTEIRVVREQGWAMVDGELEEGLRSIAVPLRSRGEVVAAVNVSTSTGRESADETRRALLPALTQTATAIEAELRVAL, encoded by the coding sequence GTGACTGCGACCGACGAATCCCCCGCTGCGAGCTCTCCCGGCGGGGACTTCGTCCAATCCCTCGCGCGAGGGCTGGCTGTGATCAAGGCGTTCGACGGCGAGCCCGCGGCCCTCTCGCTGGCCGAGGTCGCGCGCCGTGCGGGCATTCCTCGTGCCGCCGCCCGACGCTTCCTGCGCACCCTCGAGCAGCTCGGCTATCTGCGCGCCGTGCCCGAGGGGCGATACGCGATGACCCCGCGGGTGCTCGAGCTCGGCTACGGCTATCTCTCGTCACTGTCGCTCCCCGAGATCGTGCAACCCCATCTCGAGGATCTCTCCCGCCAGGTCGGCGAGTCGGTGTCGGTCGCGGTGCTCGACGGCGATGAGATCGTCTACGTCGCCCGTGCCGCCGGTCGGCGCATCATCAGCGTCCGGATCACCATCGGCACGCGGTTGCCCGCTTTCGCGACGAGTATGGGACGAGTGCTCCTGTCGGCTCGTCCCGAGACGGAGGCGCTCTCGCTCATCGACAGCTCCGAGCGCCCGCCCTACACACCGCGCACGCGAGTGGACAGCGCCGAACTGACGACCGAGATCCGCGTGGTGCGTGAGCAGGGCTGGGCCATGGTCGACGGCGAGCTGGAGGAGGGCCTTCGCTCGATCGCCGTGCCGCTGCGGTCGAGGGGCGAGGTCGTCGCGGCCGTCAATGTGTCGACCAGCACCGGTCGTGAATCGGCCGACGAGACGCGTCGAGCGCTGCTCCCTGCGCTGACGCAGACCGCGACGGCGATCGAGGCCGAACTGCGGGTAGCCCTCTGA
- a CDS encoding 3-oxoacid CoA-transferase subunit B: MSSRITRDELAARVAADIPEGAVVNLGIGAPTLVADYLPADLEILLHTENGLLGMGPAPAQGRVDPDLINAGKQAVTALAGASYFHHADSFAMMRGGHLDICVLGAFQVAENGDLANWSTGAPGAIPAVGGAMDLAIGAKDVYVMTDLLTRDGASKLVSACTYPLTGVGCVSRVYTDHAVFEVTAGGFRVREAFGDNTIRALEELTGLELS, encoded by the coding sequence ATGAGCAGCCGTATCACCCGTGACGAGTTGGCCGCGCGCGTCGCCGCCGATATCCCCGAGGGCGCCGTCGTCAACCTGGGCATCGGTGCGCCGACGCTGGTGGCCGACTATCTGCCCGCCGATCTCGAGATTCTCCTGCACACCGAGAATGGGCTGCTGGGTATGGGGCCGGCGCCGGCGCAGGGACGGGTCGACCCAGATCTCATCAACGCCGGCAAGCAGGCGGTGACGGCGCTCGCCGGAGCGTCCTACTTCCACCACGCGGACTCGTTCGCGATGATGCGCGGAGGACACCTCGACATCTGCGTGCTCGGGGCCTTCCAGGTCGCGGAGAACGGCGATCTCGCCAACTGGTCGACGGGGGCGCCCGGGGCGATCCCGGCCGTCGGCGGTGCCATGGACCTCGCCATCGGCGCCAAGGACGTGTACGTGATGACAGACCTGCTCACGAGGGACGGCGCATCCAAACTCGTCTCCGCGTGCACCTACCCGCTCACCGGCGTCGGCTGCGTCAGCCGCGTCTACACCGATCACGCCGTCTTCGAGGTCACTGCAGGCGGTTTCCGCGTGCGTGAGGCCTTCGGCGACAACACCATCCGAGCCTTGGAAGAACTCACCGGACTGGAGCTGTCATGA
- a CDS encoding 3-oxoacid CoA-transferase subunit A, with protein sequence MIDKTMSDAAVAVADIPDGATVMIGGFGRAGQPVELIDALIAHGPRDLTIVNNNAGNGETGLAALLARGLVRKIVCSFPRQSDSMVFDRLYRAGEIELELVPQGNLAERIRAAGAGIGAFFSPTGVGTELARGKEERTIDGRRYVLEYPLKADFALISALRGDRWGNLTYRATARNFGPIMATAATTTIAQVDEVVPLGAIDPEHVVTPGMFVDRLVAVGARNWLREGEFIGGVDLEGRPLHADETDVVTEGEKR encoded by the coding sequence GTGATCGACAAGACGATGTCGGATGCCGCGGTCGCGGTCGCGGACATCCCGGACGGTGCGACCGTGATGATCGGCGGTTTCGGGCGGGCCGGACAGCCCGTCGAGCTCATCGACGCGCTCATCGCGCACGGGCCCCGCGACCTCACGATCGTGAACAACAATGCCGGCAACGGTGAAACGGGTCTCGCCGCCCTCCTCGCGCGCGGCCTGGTGCGCAAGATCGTGTGCTCCTTTCCGCGCCAGAGCGACTCGATGGTCTTCGACCGCCTGTACCGCGCAGGAGAGATCGAGCTCGAGCTCGTCCCGCAGGGCAACCTCGCCGAGCGCATCCGCGCCGCCGGCGCAGGCATCGGCGCGTTCTTCTCTCCCACGGGCGTGGGCACCGAGCTCGCCCGCGGAAAGGAGGAGCGGACCATCGACGGCCGCCGCTACGTTCTCGAGTATCCGCTCAAAGCCGACTTCGCCCTCATCAGCGCGCTCCGGGGCGACCGCTGGGGCAACCTGACCTATCGTGCGACCGCCCGCAATTTTGGACCCATCATGGCCACCGCTGCCACGACGACGATCGCGCAGGTCGACGAGGTGGTCCCGCTCGGGGCGATCGATCCGGAGCACGTCGTCACGCCGGGCATGTTCGTCGACCGCCTCGTCGCCGTCGGAGCACGGAACTGGTTGCGTGAGGGCGAGTTCATCGGCGGGGTCGACCTGGAGGGCCGCCCGCTGCATGCCGACGAGACGGATGTCGTGACCGAGGGCGAGAAGCGATGA
- a CDS encoding TetR/AcrR family transcriptional regulator, which yields MTDDETRENILSAAGDLYYRKGYAAVGMDELRSAAGVSLRRLYGEFPSKSDIVKGVLARTHEQWEEGLRSRVDAAGPSAREQLTAVFAYLQDWFGADDFRGCAFINAFGELGGTDPEIAGIVRDHKNSFQQYMADLVAEKGGSELLAAQLSILAEGAQSTAAISGDPIAAEQARSAAEVLIDASLRTA from the coding sequence ATGACTGATGACGAGACACGCGAGAACATCCTCTCGGCAGCCGGAGACCTGTACTACCGCAAGGGCTACGCAGCCGTCGGCATGGATGAGCTGCGCTCGGCGGCCGGTGTGTCACTGCGACGGCTCTACGGCGAGTTCCCGTCGAAGTCCGACATCGTCAAGGGCGTCCTCGCGCGCACCCATGAGCAGTGGGAGGAGGGTCTGAGAAGCCGTGTGGACGCGGCGGGGCCGTCGGCGCGCGAACAGCTGACAGCCGTCTTCGCCTATCTGCAGGACTGGTTCGGCGCGGACGATTTCCGCGGTTGCGCGTTCATCAACGCGTTCGGTGAGCTGGGCGGCACGGACCCGGAGATCGCCGGGATCGTGCGCGATCACAAGAACTCCTTCCAGCAGTACATGGCGGACCTCGTGGCGGAGAAGGGAGGCAGCGAGCTGCTGGCTGCACAGCTCTCCATCCTCGCCGAGGGGGCGCAGAGCACGGCGGCGATCTCCGGTGATCCCATCGCGGCCGAGCAGGCGAGGTCGGCCGCCGAAGTCCTCATCGACGCTTCGCTCCGCACGGCGTGA
- a CDS encoding alpha/beta fold hydrolase encodes MAVITVGTQNSTDIELYYEDQGAGQPVVLIHGYPLDGHSWERQTRDLLAQGYRVITYDRRGFGQSSKVNDGYDYDTFAADLNTLLETLDLRDVILVGFSMGTGELARYVGRYGHERIAKLAFLGSLGPMLVARDDNPAGVPQTVFDDIAATAKGDRFAWFTDFYANFYNLDENLGTRISQAAVDGSWNVAIGSAPVAAYAVVPSWIEDFRSDVTAVRESGKPVLILHGTADRILPIDATARPFHALVPDATYVEVEDAPHGLLWTHADDVKAALTAFLRK; translated from the coding sequence ATGGCTGTCATCACCGTCGGGACCCAGAACAGCACCGACATCGAGCTGTACTACGAGGACCAGGGCGCGGGTCAGCCGGTCGTCCTGATCCACGGCTATCCCCTGGACGGACACAGCTGGGAGCGGCAGACCCGTGACCTCCTCGCACAGGGCTACCGCGTGATCACGTACGACCGCCGGGGCTTCGGACAGTCGTCCAAGGTGAACGACGGATACGACTACGACACCTTCGCCGCCGACCTGAACACCCTCCTGGAGACCCTGGATCTGCGCGACGTCATCCTGGTCGGCTTCTCGATGGGCACGGGCGAACTCGCCCGTTACGTCGGGCGCTACGGTCACGAGCGCATCGCCAAGCTCGCGTTCCTCGGATCGCTCGGCCCGATGCTCGTCGCTCGCGACGACAACCCGGCAGGTGTCCCTCAGACGGTCTTCGATGACATCGCCGCGACGGCGAAGGGCGACCGTTTCGCCTGGTTCACGGACTTCTACGCGAACTTCTACAACCTCGATGAGAACCTCGGCACGCGCATCAGCCAGGCCGCGGTGGACGGCAGCTGGAACGTCGCCATCGGCAGTGCCCCGGTGGCCGCCTACGCGGTCGTCCCGTCGTGGATCGAGGACTTCCGCTCCGACGTGACCGCAGTCCGCGAGAGCGGCAAGCCGGTTCTCATCCTGCACGGCACCGCCGACCGCATCCTGCCGATCGACGCGACCGCCCGGCCGTTCCACGCCCTGGTGCCTGATGCCACCTATGTCGAGGTCGAGGACGCCCCGCACGGTCTGCTGTGGACCCACGCCGACGACGTCAAGGCGGCCCTCACGGCGTTTCTCCGCAAGTGA
- a CDS encoding zinc-dependent alcohol dehydrogenase, with product MRAMAYRGPYKIRVEEKPRPTIQHPNDAIVRVTRAAVCGSDLHLFHGMMPDTRIGHTFGHEIVGIVEEVGPSVETLQRGDRVMVPFNIYCGSCYFCSRGLFSNCHNVNPNATAVGGIYGYSHTTGGYDGGQAEYVRVPFADVGPSIIPEWLSSEDALMLTDAFSTGYFGAQLGDIAMHDTVVVFGAGPVGLAAARSAWFLGAGRVIVVDHIDYRLEKARSFAFAETIHLSEVNDIVLALKKMTGHLGADVVIDAVGAEADGSVLQHVTGAKLKLQGGSPVAVNWAIDSARKGGTVSLIGAYGPLVSSVRLGDIVNKGLTVRANQAPVKRQWPRLLEHIREGHVNPGELLTHRFPLEHIAEAYHVFSAKLDGCIKPVIVVGEE from the coding sequence GTGAGAGCCATGGCGTACCGCGGACCGTACAAGATCCGCGTGGAAGAGAAGCCGAGGCCGACGATCCAGCATCCGAACGACGCCATCGTCCGGGTGACGCGCGCCGCCGTCTGCGGCTCGGATCTCCACCTGTTCCACGGCATGATGCCGGACACGCGCATCGGCCACACGTTCGGTCACGAGATCGTCGGGATCGTCGAGGAGGTCGGCCCTTCCGTCGAGACGCTGCAGCGCGGCGACCGGGTGATGGTGCCCTTCAACATCTACTGCGGCTCCTGCTATTTCTGCAGCCGCGGGCTGTTCTCCAACTGTCACAACGTGAACCCGAACGCCACGGCGGTAGGAGGCATCTACGGCTACTCGCACACGACCGGCGGGTACGACGGCGGGCAGGCGGAGTACGTGCGGGTGCCGTTCGCGGATGTGGGGCCGTCGATCATTCCGGAGTGGCTGAGCTCGGAGGACGCCCTCATGCTCACCGATGCGTTCTCGACCGGCTACTTCGGCGCTCAGCTCGGAGACATCGCGATGCACGACACCGTCGTCGTCTTCGGTGCCGGACCGGTGGGCCTGGCAGCCGCCCGGTCGGCGTGGTTCCTCGGCGCGGGCCGCGTGATCGTCGTCGACCACATCGACTACCGGCTGGAGAAGGCGAGAAGCTTCGCGTTCGCGGAGACGATCCACCTCTCGGAGGTGAATGACATCGTGCTCGCGCTGAAGAAGATGACGGGCCACCTGGGAGCCGACGTCGTCATCGATGCGGTCGGCGCCGAGGCTGACGGCAGTGTCCTGCAGCACGTCACGGGAGCGAAGCTGAAGCTTCAGGGCGGGTCACCGGTGGCGGTCAACTGGGCGATCGACTCGGCACGCAAGGGCGGGACCGTCTCGCTGATCGGCGCATACGGCCCGCTGGTCTCCTCCGTCCGACTGGGCGACATCGTCAACAAGGGTCTGACGGTGCGGGCGAATCAGGCACCCGTCAAGCGTCAGTGGCCTCGGCTGCTCGAGCACATCCGCGAAGGACATGTGAACCCCGGCGAGCTCCTCACGCACCGCTTTCCCCTGGAACACATCGCCGAGGCCTACCACGTGTTCTCGGCAAAGCTCGATGGCTGCATCAAACCCGTCATCGTGGTCGGAGAGGAGTGA
- a CDS encoding DUF2971 domain-containing protein, whose translation MNDTAEIATGQQVIVREVLRYAQRAGEIDGDVQDAIEDAVSNTFERSAFAISFSRSGDDVSQWQRYAGVGGVAIAWKKWHYPVVLDRTGVYESTVNTEIADYPLHWHRMIYSEKKQARASRQALKRAAELMQFGAAAAASFSQWQYANVWAADAITTVIHGSKNRSFRSEREIRYAVGDPLDLNLVHESLSGRKYVELTGGRELHAKRIRSPEYSTRSPSPLPIAAVRLGPGVDRDTESLVQDAMYPDYLHAPILRSSSTLRT comes from the coding sequence ATGAACGACACTGCCGAGATTGCGACTGGGCAACAAGTGATTGTCCGCGAGGTACTGCGCTACGCTCAACGGGCTGGCGAGATCGATGGCGACGTGCAGGATGCGATCGAGGACGCGGTTAGCAACACGTTCGAACGCAGCGCTTTCGCGATCTCATTTAGTCGCTCTGGCGATGACGTCTCTCAGTGGCAGAGATATGCCGGGGTTGGAGGCGTGGCTATCGCATGGAAGAAGTGGCACTATCCGGTCGTACTCGATCGTACCGGGGTCTATGAGTCCACCGTCAACACGGAGATCGCCGACTATCCGCTTCATTGGCACCGAATGATCTACTCAGAGAAGAAACAGGCTCGCGCTTCGAGGCAAGCACTCAAGCGGGCCGCCGAACTGATGCAGTTCGGAGCCGCGGCCGCGGCTTCCTTCTCTCAGTGGCAGTATGCGAATGTCTGGGCTGCAGACGCAATCACGACCGTGATTCATGGCTCCAAGAATCGTAGCTTTCGTTCGGAGCGTGAGATCCGCTACGCCGTCGGCGATCCCCTAGATCTCAACCTGGTGCACGAATCACTTTCGGGGCGAAAGTACGTCGAGTTAACGGGCGGGAGGGAACTCCATGCCAAAAGAATCAGATCCCCTGAGTACTCCACCAGATCTCCATCGCCGCTTCCTATCGCAGCCGTGCGTCTCGGTCCTGGCGTCGATCGAGACACAGAGTCCCTCGTCCAAGACGCAATGTATCCGGACTATCTGCACGCCCCGATCCTTCGCTCCAGCAGCACACTTCGGACATAG